The genomic region CGCAATGTTTACGATCGCTTTGAAGCTCTCCCTGTAACTTCTTATATTGATGTTATTAATCCCCTACAAGATGATGATGAACTCATTCGAACTGATATCCAAGAAGAGTTAGCTGATATCTATCAAGATGTCGCTGAAGGTTTGGCCCTCTATAAACAGGGCTTTGAGAATGATGGCCTATGGCATTGGCGCCTGACCTTTGAATTCCATTGGGGACGTCGCTTACTCACAGTAATGAATACTCTACACGCTTACTTTGAGGATAAAGCTGATTGGGAAATTTTTTCTTCTCAAAAATAGGACTGCTTATTTAACTTAGAAATAAGAAGAATTTGCGAGTAGCTATATCAGGACAAGACACTGATTCCTGATTCCTGATTCCTGATTCCTGATTCCTGATTCCTGATTCCTGATTCCTGATTCCTGATTCCTGATTCCTGATTCCTGATTCCTGATTCCTGATTCCTGATTCCTGATTCCTGATTCCTGATTCCTGATTCCTGATTCCTGATTCCTGATTCCTGATTCCTGATTCCTGATTCCTGATTCCTGATTCCTGATTCCTGATTCCTGATTCCTGATTCCTGATTCCTGATTCCTGATTCCTGATTCCTGATTCCTGATTCCTGATTCCTGATTCCTGATTCCTGATTAATCCTATCTCGCTCATCGTATATATTGAATTACAAATACGCTATCTTTTATTTTGAATGACATCCTTGATTGGGCCATATTTTTTTTTTAGACAGATAGTGCTCTACTTTATGTTCCCCCGTAAACAGCTTTTTATAGTTAAAATTTAATTTTTTCCCAGTCAAATAATAAAAAATCAATCTTTTTATACAAATACTTGTAAGGAATCATCTTTTTCTCTGAATTGTCTATAGAACATAAAAATTAACGGAGAGACACAATGGTAGCTAACTCACTGGATAACTACTTAAAGCACTTAGGCGATTACGATCTTATTGATAGCGATAGAGAAATTGT from Lentisphaera profundi harbors:
- a CDS encoding DUF5063 domain-containing protein, with the protein product MSTNEIFDTLVNASQNFCDWAENEPTDTENEARIGLQNMSLLYAALLGLAGLDLPEEEDFHSEKRIPIDQWRNVYDRFEALPVTSYIDVINPLQDDDELIRTDIQEELADIYQDVAEGLALYKQGFENDGLWHWRLTFEFHWGRRLLTVMNTLHAYFEDKADWEIFSSQK